Genomic segment of Bernardetia sp.:
ATTATCTTCTAAAGTAAAATAAATCTTTGTACCCAATGAAATTACATTTTCAGAGTTGATTCCGACTACATTATATGTACTTATTGGAGGCGTAACATCGACAGTAAATTCTTTACTATTTTCAGTTTCTATATTACCCACCTTATCTAATGAAAAATATCTTAGCAAGTGGTCGCCTTCCGAATCTATTGAAATTGTATTTGTATAGGGCTGATTTCCAAGTCCGTCAAGATTGAAGTAAAGCCCCTCTACTCCAGACATCTGGTCTTTTACGCTAAGGTCAATTTTTAAATCTCTCCCATAAAAAGTTGTTCCACTTCTGCGATACACATAAGGTGTAGTAAATTTTGAAGTAGAATTTGGTGGAAGTCCATCAGCATAAATTACATATTCATAACTGTTTCTAGGGTTTTTTCCATCACTGTGTTTTAGTATATGAACGCCATGTCCATCTAAAATAATAGGCTGAACAGAAATTTCCTTTTCTCCTACCTTTTTACCAGATAGAGGAATTTTTTCCCCATTAGGACTTGTAGAAATATGAAGATATACAGGTAAATCAGCTTGTTGGTAATATTTTCCGTTTTCATCTACATACGTACCAGAAAGGGAGTCTGTTTGTGCAGATGCATTAAAAAATGATAGGAAATAAATAAATAGAAATACAATAAATAATAGAGTGTATTTTTTTTTCATTTGAAAAGGATAAGACAGGGAATGAATAGCTTTACTTTTATTAGAATAAAAATCATTGAACTTTATCAAGAGTTCTAATCGATGAGGACATATTTCGATAAAATAACAGTTGTAAATTAAGAAATTTAAAGGGATTTATGCAAAATGAAACAAAGATTTATTTATTTGAAAGTATTTTATTAAGAATCATTCTAAATGATTACTTTTGTTGCTCACATCTTTTTTACAGATTCATTAATAGATATTTTAAGTTATGAAAAAAGCTTTTGGAATATTAGCTACACTGTTCTTTTTTGCCTTTTGTATTCAACAATATAAAATCCATTCTTTGGGTAAAAAAATGGAGCGTTTGGTAAAAAAAGTAGAAATTTCACAAGAACAACAAAATCTTGATAGCAAAATAAATACTACTTCAGAAGAAGATAAAGAACACTATGAACTTGCGATTGCAATGGCAAGAATGCAAGGCTATATGCAAAAACTTCACTTTGCAGGAGAGCACCAAAACTGGAAATTAGCACAGTTTTATACCCACGAATTAGAAGAAACAATGGAAGACATCATAGACCATAAAGTGATGGATGATGGAAAAAATATTAGTAGTTTAGTCAAAACGATGGCGTTTCCGAATATAGAAAAATTAGAAAAAACAATAAAATCAGAAGATAAGGCTTCTTTTGTAGAAGGGTATCAATTACTTTTGCGTTCGTGTAATAATTGCCATGTTGCCAGCAATCATCAATTTATCAAAATCACTACTCCAAAAAATGCAGATGTTATCAACCAAGATTTTAAATAATATTGAGTTGTGGATTATTAGTGATAAATGATTAATGAAAACACTAACTATATTATAACTTTTGAATCGACAGAATTATCCACTTATTTTCATAACGCTTTTTATAGTTCTGATTTTTTTGTTTGGACTAAATATGTCGTTGGGTTCGGTGTCTATTCCCTTTTCTGAAATTTGGACAATTATTTTTCAAAAAACAGCTTCCAAAAATTCTTGGATTACGATTGTTTGGGAATTTAGATTACCCAAAGCCTTAACTGCTATAATTGTTGGAATGGCTCTTTCTGTAAGTGGTTTACAGATGCAGACTTTGTTTCGAAATCCCTTAGCAGGACCTTTTGTGCTTGGGATTAGTTCTGGGGCAAGTTTGGGAGTTGCAATTTTGATGCTTTTTGTGTCTAGTCTTTCAGCCAATCATTTTTTGAGTGCTTTTTTGTCTCAAGGTTCTCTTTGGCAAACTAGCATTGCCTCTACACTTGGAGCAGCTTTAGTATTGAGTTTGGTTATTGTGGCTTCTATCAGAATTTCAAATAATATGGCTCTCTTGATTGTAGGATTGATGTTTGGTAGCGCAACAGGTGCAATCGTAAGTATTTTACAATATTTTAGTGAGGCAGAAGCGATAAAATCGTATTTACTTTGGACATTTGGTAGCCTTTCTCAAGTAACTTGGGATAAATTACCTTTTTTGATAGCATTAAATATATCAGGGATTTTTGCTACTTGGGCAATGCACAAACCACTAGATGCACTGCTTTTGGGAGAGCGTTATGCTGAAAGTATGGGGCTTAGTCTTCAAAAAACTCGTTTAGGAATTATTTTTACTACAAGTCTTTTGGCTGGAAGTATTACAGCTTTTTGTGGTCCGATTGGTTTTATTGGCTTGGCAGTTCCTCATTTAATCAAAATTTTAATAAAAACGGCTCGTCATCAAATTCTGATTCCTGCTGTGGCATTGGGTGGAGCAATTTTACTTTTGGCTTGTGATAGCATTTCCCAACTTCCTATGTCTTCAAAAGTATTGCCTATCAATGCAGTAACTTCTCTTGTAGGTGCACCTGTCGTAATTTGGGTAATTCTGAAAAAACGCAGTCTTTAAACAAACTATTGAGCTAAGATAGATGAAGTTTATATAATTTATCATTAATAATTTATCATTTATCATTCAATCCAGTATCTTTGCACTATGAAAGAAACTACTCCACTATCAGAATCACATGTAGAAACAGAATTTTCTTCTGTTGCTCATCAAATTGCTTCGATGCTTTTGGAAATTGAAGCTGTTAAGCTACGCCCTCATGAGCCTTTTCAGTGGGCTTCGGGCTGGAACTCCCCTATTTATTGCGACAATCGTCTGACACTTTCTTATCCAAAAGTAAGGACTTTTATTACAAAAGCTCTAGCTAATATGATAAGAGAAGAATTTCCAGATGTTACGGCTATTGCTGGTGTCGCAACGGCAGGGATTCCACAAGCAGCTCTTGTAGCACACGAACTTGACTTGCCTATGCTCTATATTCGTTCCAAACCCAAAGAACACGGAACACAAAGTCAGATTGAAGGTAAGTTAAATCCAGATGACAAGGTAGTTTTGATAGAGGATTTGATTTCTACTGGACAAAGCTCTCTTTCAGCAGCTCACGTTTTGCAAGCCACACAAGCTAAAGTAATTGGAATGGCTGCTATTTTTACATATAGTTTTGACAGAGCAAGTCGTAATTTCTCACAGGCAGCCATTAACCTAAAAACGCTTTGTGATTATCCTACACTCATTGAGCAAGCCATTACTCAAAACTATTTGGAAGAAGAAGACCACGAAATCTTGACAAAATGGAGAGATAAGCCTGAAAGTTGGATGCCAAAAAAGAGATAGATTTATCTTTTCTGTGAGCCACAGAAAAGAGGAAAATAAAAAAGTAGGGTAAAGGCTCGCCTTTGACAAAATTTGATAAAAAGTATTTTCAATCAAGAATGAGCTATTTTAGTAAAACCATAGAACACTTACGCCATTATGAGGAGGTTTTTCTGTTTGGAAATCTTTTATCCATTTCTGAAAAGGAGAAAGAAAGTGTCATTGACTTGCTCAGTATAGAATACAAAATTGAAAGTGTAGAGCATCCACAACCTTCTCCTGTTTTTGATGCAAAAGCTGCTTTGTGGGCTGCTCAAACGGTTTATATAGCTGCTCAACTTATTTTGTATAGAGAAACAGATGTAAAAGATTTGCCTTCACTTTTTCCATCTTTTGAAGATGAAAATAAAATTACGGCTTCTCAAATGCTTTCGGCAGATTTGTGCTTGCGCTTTTTGCCAGCAATTTTGATACAAGCTCAAACCATTGACCCAGAAGACGAACTGATTGCCCTAGTAGAAAAACACTTAATAGATTTTCATTATTCTGCTATCGGTTATGGATTTCGTTTTCATGAAAAAGAAGATGTCAAAACTTTAGTCTCACATTCTGATTTAGAATTACTTTTCAATGATAAAATCTTCTTACAACTTTATGCAGATAGAGTTTTTGAAAAAAAAGACCTTAACTTTGCATCTTTTCCTTTCATAAATGAGAAATTAAAATCTGATTTTGGAATGTATGCCCATCAGTTTTGGAAGGAATTTGAATTAAATAAACAACAATAGAATTATTAAAAATGGATACGAACAACGTATTACAGAGCAGTCAGATAGATTTTGAAAAACAAAATGGACTTATTCCAGCCATTATTCAAGATAGTAAAACCATGCGTGTCTTGATGCTTGGTTTTATGAATCAAGAAGCCTTTGAAAAAACACAACAAGAAGGAAAAGTTACTTTTTTTAGTCGAACAAAAAATCGTCTTTGGACAAAGGGAGAAACTTCTGAAAATTTCCTGTACGTAGAAAAAATGCACTTAGACTGTGATAATGACACACTTCTTATTTTTGTAAGACCAGAAGGCGAAGTATGTCATAAAGGAGAAGATACTTGTTTTGGAAAGGAGAAAAATACTGCCAATATTCATTTTTTACAGCATTTAGAAAATACGATTGAGAAGAGAAGCGAAGATATTCCAGAAAATGAAAATTCTTATACTAGAAAACTATTGAATAAAGGCGTTCATAAAGTGGCTCAAAAAGTAGGGGAGGAAGCAGTAGAAGTTGTTATTGATGCCATGAGAGCAGACAAAGAACGCTTCAAAGAAGAATGTGGCGACTTACTCTATCACTTGCTTGTTTTGATGCGTTCGCAGGATGTAAAAATAGATGAAGTTATGGAAGTCTTGGAAAAAAGACATAAGTAAATCTCATCTTTAGAAAACAGGTAATTTCTGTATCATTTTATAAGATACATTTTTAGTGTCATCTGTCGTCTTCATAAAAATAGCTCTTTCCATTCCATTGGTTATCATCACAAAAGGAGCATCTATACAATAATTATAGACAGCTACTTGCGAAAACACATCAGAAGAAAGGCGAATATGAGCAGCCTTACATTCTACAACTAAAAACGGAGTGCCATCTCTATCAAAAACTAAAATGTCAGTACGTTTTTTTCGTTCTTGGTAGAGGTGTTCACTTTCTACTTGCATTAGGTTTTTAGAATAATTATTGGCAAGGAGAAAATGCACAACATGTTGTCTTACCCATTCTTCTGGTGTAAGGATAATCCATTTTTTACGAATAATGTCGAATATCTGATATTTACTTTTATTTTTTGAATTTCCTGCAACTTTGTCAGACTTAGACGCTACTTGCCTAATTTTAGCTTCAAAAGAAGGAATGTTGAGTTTGGGAAACAATTTTTTTGAATGATGAATGGTTAGTGATGAAATATTTATTCAGCGAAGCTAATGATAAATGAAAATACAAATTATTCTTTGTAGAAATACGTTGTCTTATCTTAATCTTTGATTTTTCTTGAAAAGCATTTATATAATATGTAATTTGAAATAATTTTTTTGCCGTTGTTGGTGGAGATACCAACAACAATATTCAACTCTAAACACACGATACATGAGTAAAAATTATAATACTTCGTTTGAGGAGAGCCATTCTCTTCATGATATGTCTAAAAAAGAAAATATTGTCAAAGATTGGTTGCCACGCTATACAGGACGCAATTTAGAAGATTTTGGCGAATTTATTTTACTAACTAACTTTATTGGTTATGTAGAAAAATTTGCAGAGCGTTTTGGAGTGGAAGTAGAAGGAAGAAATAAGCCTATGCAAACAGCCACAGCCGATAATATTACCATCATTAATTTTGGAATGGGAAGCGCAATGGCTGCCACAGTAATGGATTTGCTCTCTGCCATTGAAATAAAAGCATTGCTATTTTTAGGAAAATGTGGAGGCTTAAAGAAAAAAAACGAGTTAGGAAGTTTTGTATTGCCTATTGCTGGCATTCGTGGCGAAGGAACAAGTAATGATTATTTACCAAGTGAAGTTCCTGCTTTACCTTCTTTTCGTATTCATAAATCGGCTTCTATTGTTATTCGTAATCATCAATTAGATTACTACACAGGAACAGTCTATACTACAAATCGCAGAGTTTGGGAACACGATACTAGCTTTAAAAAATATTTGGAAGATATGCGTGTGATGGCAATTGATATGGAAACAGCTACTATTTTTACAGTCGGTTTTGTCAATGAAATTCCTCGTGGTGCGCTACTTATGGTTTCAGACAATCCTATGATTCCAGAAGGAGTAAAAACTTCAAAAAGCGACTCAACAGTAACAGCACAGTTTGCAGAGCGTCATTTACAAGTTGGAATAGAAACGCTACAACGTATTGCAAAGTCGGGCGAATCGATGAAACACATGAGATTTGAATAAATGGAGAATGGACAATAAACAATTGAAAATTATATTTTGCATTTAATTAATCATTTATCACTAATTATTAACCATTTATCATTCCGTTGCCTTTTATATCGAAGAAAAATAAAAATCCTTTAGAAGAATCAAATTCAAAGGATTTTTTGCTTCGAAATGATAAAAAAAACAGTTATTTCTCAACGCCAAATTATTCTGTTTCTCTTCCTACTTATCATTCAGATTCAGAAAAACAAAAAACAGTTTCTATCCCAGCGTTTGAGCAGCAAGCCAGTTTTTCTCCCTTTTGGATAGCTTTTCCAGAACAAGAGCAAGATAGTGTACAAACTGACCTCATTTCTCGTTGGACTCTTACTGACAAAACACTCATTTATAAACGAGAAGGAAAACAAAAACGCTTCATTCTCTCTCAAATTTCAAAATTAGAACTTCGCTACAAACGTCTTATGTTTCCTCTTCTTTTGGGTGGAATTGGTGGAGCTTTTTCTATTGTAGCAAGCCTAAAAGGAGCATTAAATCTTTGGATTGGAATGGGACTGGGTGCAGTTGGGTTGCTACTTTTTTATTATGGAATAAAAGGAAGGTATCAGTTAGAAATTTATATGAAGAGTAATGCCGTTCATACTTTTTTTATAGAAGAAACAGGCAAAAAATGGGATAGTTTTTTTAAAAAACTCAATGAGTTTTGGAGAGCAAGTAAGTAAATGCCACAACCATTTAGATTTGAACCAATATGAATACAAAAGTAAATTTTAAATGGTCTAATTTTCTGCAAGGTGGATTATTGCTTTATGCAGGTGGTCTTTTTCTGCTGTATCGTTTTTTTCAGTCTTTGCAAGAGTTCTCACTTATCTCTCTTTTGGGATTGGTCGTAGGAATTATATTTCTTTTAATGGCTACTGGACTAACTTTTTTTGGTGATGTGGGAGGATTATTATTTTATCTACAAGAAAAAAAAGAAGAACATCAACTTTCTACTTTTGGAAAAAAATATCATCATTTATCAGATGAAGAATTTACTAATCAAATCTCTGAAATAGTAGAAAATATACCTTTATTTTTGAAATACAAGATTACAAATACTACAAATAATTTGGAACAAACTACTCAATACATCGTCGCACATACAAAATGGAGTTTGTCTAATGTGGAGTTTTTTATTAAAGAAGTACAAAAATATTAACTAATATCATTTTTTATGGCACATAGAACTAGAAGAAGAATCTGAATCAGCATTTTGTAAAAATTATTCAAAAATCATTATATTGTAATAAATCATTCAAAAACCTATTATTTATTAACTTAATTACTTCTATGAAATCGTATTCTTTTGTTCTATATTTTGTCATTGCTTTATTGTTTTCGTGTTCGCAAAATACTGAAAAAGTAAATGAACTCAATGAAAAAGCTACTAAATTAATTCTTGAAAACTTAAACTCTATTGACGAAGCATCTCACCAAGAAGCTATCAAATTA
This window contains:
- a CDS encoding iron ABC transporter permease is translated as MNRQNYPLIFITLFIVLIFLFGLNMSLGSVSIPFSEIWTIIFQKTASKNSWITIVWEFRLPKALTAIIVGMALSVSGLQMQTLFRNPLAGPFVLGISSGASLGVAILMLFVSSLSANHFLSAFLSQGSLWQTSIASTLGAALVLSLVIVASIRISNNMALLIVGLMFGSATGAIVSILQYFSEAEAIKSYLLWTFGSLSQVTWDKLPFLIALNISGIFATWAMHKPLDALLLGERYAESMGLSLQKTRLGIIFTTSLLAGSITAFCGPIGFIGLAVPHLIKILIKTARHQILIPAVALGGAILLLACDSISQLPMSSKVLPINAVTSLVGAPVVIWVILKKRSL
- the pyrE gene encoding orotate phosphoribosyltransferase, whose protein sequence is MKETTPLSESHVETEFSSVAHQIASMLLEIEAVKLRPHEPFQWASGWNSPIYCDNRLTLSYPKVRTFITKALANMIREEFPDVTAIAGVATAGIPQAALVAHELDLPMLYIRSKPKEHGTQSQIEGKLNPDDKVVLIEDLISTGQSSLSAAHVLQATQAKVIGMAAIFTYSFDRASRNFSQAAINLKTLCDYPTLIEQAITQNYLEEEDHEILTKWRDKPESWMPKKR
- the hisIE gene encoding bifunctional phosphoribosyl-AMP cyclohydrolase/phosphoribosyl-ATP diphosphatase HisIE, which gives rise to MDTNNVLQSSQIDFEKQNGLIPAIIQDSKTMRVLMLGFMNQEAFEKTQQEGKVTFFSRTKNRLWTKGETSENFLYVEKMHLDCDNDTLLIFVRPEGEVCHKGEDTCFGKEKNTANIHFLQHLENTIEKRSEDIPENENSYTRKLLNKGVHKVAQKVGEEAVEVVIDAMRADKERFKEECGDLLYHLLVLMRSQDVKIDEVMEVLEKRHK
- a CDS encoding type I restriction enzyme HsdR N-terminal domain-containing protein yields the protein MFPKLNIPSFEAKIRQVASKSDKVAGNSKNKSKYQIFDIIRKKWIILTPEEWVRQHVVHFLLANNYSKNLMQVESEHLYQERKKRTDILVFDRDGTPFLVVECKAAHIRLSSDVFSQVAVYNYCIDAPFVMITNGMERAIFMKTTDDTKNVSYKMIQKLPVF
- a CDS encoding AMP nucleosidase, which produces MSKKENIVKDWLPRYTGRNLEDFGEFILLTNFIGYVEKFAERFGVEVEGRNKPMQTATADNITIINFGMGSAMAATVMDLLSAIEIKALLFLGKCGGLKKKNELGSFVLPIAGIRGEGTSNDYLPSEVPALPSFRIHKSASIVIRNHQLDYYTGTVYTTNRRVWEHDTSFKKYLEDMRVMAIDMETATIFTVGFVNEIPRGALLMVSDNPMIPEGVKTSKSDSTVTAQFAERHLQVGIETLQRIAKSGESMKHMRFE